A genomic stretch from Bordetella sp. N includes:
- the rmuC gene encoding DNA recombination protein RmuC, giving the protein MLWVCLAASVLAALLAGLAWRRRPAADGRLDQVLDGLEKIERTLRADLAENQRGLRDELGAADRALRQELTHAHETLRGALGRDAQAARGETAESLDRFAGQLRQELRNLVELNDRRLLEVRQTVEQRLVALQTENAAKLEEMRRTVDEKLHATLEQRLGESFKLVSERLEAVHKGLGEMQTLAAGVGDLKRVLTNVKSRGTWGEVQLARLLEDTMTAEQYGRNVKPIPGSDAIVEFAIRLPGRGEEGQPVWLPIDAKFPKEEYERLNAAEEAADTEAARVAGAALVRAVEVQARLIAEKYIAPPHTTDFAIMFLPTEGLYAEVLRRPGLLDRLHDLRVNVAGPSNLAALLNSLQMGFRTLAIERRSSEVWQVLRAVKTEFGRFGDSLAAVKRTLETAGNKIGQTEVRTRAMLRSLKSVETLPDDQAARLLGAADAGPDEEEGSQPAGG; this is encoded by the coding sequence ATGTTGTGGGTCTGCCTTGCCGCTTCTGTATTGGCCGCGCTGCTGGCGGGCCTGGCCTGGCGGCGCCGTCCCGCCGCCGATGGGCGCCTGGACCAGGTGCTCGACGGGCTGGAAAAAATCGAAAGAACGTTACGGGCCGACCTGGCCGAAAACCAGCGCGGTTTGCGTGACGAACTGGGCGCGGCCGACCGCGCCTTGCGCCAGGAACTGACGCACGCGCATGAAACCCTGCGGGGGGCGCTGGGCCGCGATGCCCAGGCGGCCCGGGGGGAAACCGCCGAGTCGCTGGACCGCTTTGCCGGGCAGTTGCGCCAGGAGCTGCGCAATCTGGTCGAACTCAACGACCGCCGGCTGCTGGAAGTGCGTCAGACCGTCGAGCAGCGCCTGGTGGCCTTGCAGACCGAAAACGCCGCCAAGCTGGAAGAGATGCGCCGCACGGTCGACGAAAAACTGCACGCCACCCTGGAACAGCGCCTGGGAGAATCCTTCAAGCTGGTTTCCGAACGCCTGGAGGCGGTCCACAAGGGCCTGGGCGAGATGCAGACCCTGGCCGCCGGTGTCGGCGACCTGAAGCGGGTGCTGACCAACGTCAAATCGCGCGGCACCTGGGGCGAGGTGCAGTTGGCGCGCCTGCTGGAGGACACCATGACGGCCGAGCAGTATGGCCGCAACGTCAAGCCGATACCCGGCAGCGACGCCATCGTCGAGTTCGCCATCCGGCTGCCGGGACGGGGCGAGGAGGGCCAGCCGGTCTGGCTGCCGATCGACGCCAAGTTTCCCAAGGAAGAATATGAGCGCCTGAACGCGGCGGAAGAGGCGGCCGATACCGAAGCGGCGCGGGTGGCGGGCGCGGCGCTGGTGCGCGCCGTGGAGGTGCAGGCCCGCTTGATCGCGGAAAAGTACATCGCGCCGCCCCACACCACCGATTTCGCCATCATGTTCCTGCCCACGGAAGGCTTGTATGCCGAGGTGCTGCGCCGGCCGGGCCTGCTGGATCGTCTGCACGATCTGCGCGTGAACGTGGCCGGCCCCAGCAACCTGGCGGCTTTGCTGAACAGCCTGCAGATGGGCTTCCGTACCCTGGCCATCGAACGGCGCTCGTCCGAGGTGTGGCAGGTGCTGCGCGCGGTCAAGACCGAGTTCGGCCGCTTCGGCGATTCCCTGGCGGCGGTCAAGCGCACCCTGGAGACGGCCGGCAACAAGATAGGCCAGACCGAAGTGCGGACCCGGGCCATGCTGCGCAGCTTGAAAAGCGTGGAGACCTTGCCGGACGACCAGGCGGCGCGCCTGCTGGGCGCCGCGGATGCCGGCCCGGACGAGGAGGAGGGCAGCCAGCCGGCCGGCGGCTGA
- the rpiA gene encoding ribose-5-phosphate isomerase RpiA, which produces MLSQQELKQQAADAALEIVEQVAGPDVIIGVGTGSTADLFIDGLARFKGRVRGAVASSERSAKRLQSHGLAVFDLNDVDHMPIYVDGADEIDARLHMIKGGGGAQTREKIVASVADRFICIADESKLVDQLGAFPLPVEVIPMAAAAVARTLAKLGGRPALRAGFTTDNGNVILDVAGLTIADAPALELEVNNYPGVVTCGLFSRPGADLALLATQNGIRRLSRS; this is translated from the coding sequence ATGCTTTCCCAGCAAGAATTGAAACAGCAAGCCGCCGACGCGGCCTTGGAAATCGTCGAACAGGTCGCCGGCCCCGATGTCATCATCGGCGTGGGCACCGGCTCCACGGCCGACCTCTTCATCGACGGCCTGGCGCGTTTCAAGGGCCGCGTGCGCGGCGCGGTCGCCAGTTCCGAACGCAGCGCCAAGCGCCTGCAGTCGCATGGCCTGGCGGTGTTCGACCTGAACGACGTCGACCATATGCCCATCTATGTCGACGGCGCCGACGAGATCGATGCCCGCCTGCACATGATCAAGGGCGGTGGCGGCGCGCAGACGCGCGAAAAAATCGTGGCCTCGGTGGCGGATCGCTTCATCTGCATCGCCGACGAATCGAAGCTGGTCGATCAGCTGGGCGCGTTTCCCCTGCCGGTCGAAGTGATTCCGATGGCGGCCGCGGCCGTGGCGCGCACGCTGGCCAAGCTGGGCGGCCGTCCTGCCTTGCGGGCGGGTTTCACGACCGACAACGGCAACGTCATCCTGGACGTCGCCGGCCTGACGATCGCCGACGCGCCCGCGCTGGAGCTGGAGGTCAACAATTACCCCGGCGTCGTGACCTGCGGCCTGTTCTCGCGTCCCGGCGCGGACCTGGCGCTGCTGGCCACGCAAAACGGCATTCGCCGCCTGAGCCGGTCCTGA
- the phoU gene encoding phosphate signaling complex protein PhoU, translating to MTEHTNKQFDADLEAVRSQFLAMGGVVEVMIQESIEALTSGDTLLVEKVREREKEVNRYEVDIDQRISQILARHQPTAIDLRTLMAVSKMLTDMERCGDEADKIASVARRINDDEVRYTPNVDLRHMADAVREMLRQSLDAFARLDPVQAAAVVRSDKSVDKEWKAALRQLISFMIEDPRTISPSIDVIFVARALERIGDHAKNMCERVIYMVRGADVRHTGTKNTERLARGEDEELDANDAQA from the coding sequence ATGACCGAGCACACAAACAAACAATTCGACGCCGATCTGGAAGCCGTCCGTTCGCAATTCCTCGCGATGGGTGGGGTTGTCGAGGTCATGATCCAGGAGTCCATCGAAGCCCTGACCAGCGGCGATACGCTACTGGTCGAGAAGGTGCGCGAGCGGGAAAAGGAAGTCAACCGCTACGAAGTCGACATCGACCAGCGCATCAGCCAGATCCTGGCGCGCCACCAGCCCACCGCGATCGACCTGCGCACGCTGATGGCGGTGTCCAAGATGCTGACCGACATGGAGCGCTGCGGCGACGAAGCGGATAAGATCGCCAGCGTGGCCCGCCGCATCAACGACGATGAAGTGCGCTACACGCCCAATGTGGACCTGCGCCATATGGCGGACGCCGTGCGCGAAATGCTGCGCCAGTCGCTCGACGCGTTCGCCCGTCTGGATCCCGTGCAGGCGGCCGCCGTCGTGCGTAGCGACAAGAGCGTGGACAAGGAATGGAAGGCGGCCTTGCGCCAGCTGATCTCGTTCATGATCGAGGATCCCCGCACCATCTCGCCGTCCATCGACGTGATCTTCGTGGCGCGCGCGCTGGAACGCATCGGCGACCACGCCAAGAACATGTGCGAACGTGTCATCTACATGGTGCGCGGCGCCGACGTGCGTCACACCGGCACCAAGAACACCGAGCGCCTGGCGCGCGGTGAAGACGAGGAACTGGACGCGAACGACGCCCAGGCTTGA
- a CDS encoding oxidative damage protection protein — protein MARTVNCIKLKREAEGLDFPPYPGELGTRIWQSISKEAWEEWKGIQTRLVNENRLNLADARARKYLQQQMERFLFEDGTVEAQGFVPPSA, from the coding sequence ATGGCCCGTACCGTAAATTGCATCAAACTCAAGCGTGAAGCCGAAGGCTTGGACTTCCCGCCCTATCCCGGTGAACTCGGCACCCGCATCTGGCAAAGCATCTCCAAGGAAGCGTGGGAAGAGTGGAAAGGCATCCAGACGCGCCTGGTCAACGAAAACCGCCTGAACCTGGCCGATGCCCGCGCGCGCAAGTATCTGCAGCAGCAGATGGAGCGCTTCCTGTTCGAAGACGGCACCGTCGAAGCCCAGGGCTTCGTCCCGCCCTCGGCCTGA
- the argA gene encoding amino-acid N-acetyltransferase: MSDQDQDTVSALEAPGFAPAQFVRWFREVAPYVHAFRGKTFVVAFGGELVQAGTLNTLVQDLSLLSALGIRLVLVHGSRPQVNEQLRLKGYTHQFDRGLSPTDAASLECAKEAAGEIRLDIEAAFSQGLPNTPMSHAHVRVISGNFVTARPSGVIDGVDYKHTGQVRKIDVDAMRKAMELGSVVLLSPLGFSPTGDAFNLAMEDLATSVAVALRAEKLIFLSVTDGVRNDDGSVDTELARVDADALLTTGELDEDTSTFLQYSSLAVKRGVARAHIVPFSLDGGVLLEIFTHDGVGTMVVEDTLDDLRPATIDDVGAILSLIEPLEADGTLVPRGRSVVERDVENFTVLEHDGVIYACAALHPFLGEQMAEMACLIVHPEWQGSGEGEILLRHMEARARAMGAKRLFVLTTRTSHWFLKRGFVTGGVTDLPREKQQNYNRSRNSMVFIKRL; this comes from the coding sequence ATGTCCGATCAGGATCAAGACACCGTCTCCGCGCTGGAAGCCCCGGGCTTCGCGCCCGCCCAGTTCGTTCGCTGGTTCCGTGAAGTCGCCCCCTATGTCCACGCCTTCCGCGGCAAGACCTTCGTGGTCGCCTTCGGTGGAGAACTGGTGCAGGCGGGCACGCTCAATACTTTGGTGCAGGACCTGTCGCTGCTGTCGGCGCTGGGCATCCGCCTGGTGCTGGTGCATGGCTCGCGACCGCAGGTCAACGAGCAGCTGCGCCTGAAGGGCTATACCCATCAGTTCGACCGCGGCCTGTCGCCCACCGACGCGGCGTCGCTGGAATGCGCCAAGGAAGCCGCCGGCGAAATCCGCCTGGACATCGAAGCGGCCTTCAGCCAGGGCCTGCCGAACACCCCGATGTCGCACGCACACGTGCGCGTGATCTCCGGCAACTTCGTCACCGCCCGCCCGTCCGGCGTCATCGACGGTGTCGATTACAAGCACACCGGCCAGGTGCGCAAGATCGACGTCGACGCCATGCGCAAGGCCATGGAACTGGGCTCGGTGGTGCTGCTGTCGCCCCTGGGATTCTCGCCCACCGGTGACGCTTTCAACCTGGCCATGGAAGACCTGGCGACCAGCGTGGCCGTGGCCCTGCGCGCCGAAAAGCTGATTTTCCTGTCGGTGACCGACGGCGTGCGCAACGACGACGGCAGCGTCGACACGGAACTGGCGCGCGTGGACGCGGACGCCCTGCTGACCACGGGCGAACTGGACGAAGACACCTCCACCTTCCTGCAGTACAGCTCGCTGGCGGTGAAACGCGGCGTGGCGCGGGCCCATATCGTGCCCTTCTCGCTGGACGGTGGCGTGCTGCTGGAAATCTTCACCCACGATGGGGTCGGCACCATGGTCGTGGAAGACACGCTGGACGACCTGCGCCCGGCTACCATCGACGACGTCGGCGCCATCCTGAGCCTGATCGAACCGCTGGAAGCCGACGGCACCCTGGTGCCGCGCGGCCGCAGCGTCGTCGAGCGCGACGTCGAAAACTTCACCGTGCTGGAGCACGACGGCGTCATCTACGCCTGCGCCGCGCTGCACCCCTTCCTGGGCGAGCAGATGGCCGAAATGGCCTGCCTGATCGTCCACCCGGAATGGCAAGGCTCGGGCGAAGGCGAAATCCTGCTGCGCCATATGGAGGCGCGCGCACGGGCCATGGGCGCCAAGCGCCTGTTCGTGCTGACCACGCGCACCTCGCACTGGTTCCTCAAGCGCGGCTTCGTCACCGGCGGCGTCACCGACCTGCCGCGCGAGAAGCAGCAGAACTACAACCGTTCGCGCAACAGCATGGTGTTCATCAAGCGCCTGTAG
- a CDS encoding SDR family oxidoreductase — translation MDLGLQGKTALVCASSKGLGRACALSLAREGVDVVMTARGVEALEQAAEAIRAETGAKVTTVVADVATAEGRARLLAACPRPDILVNNAGGPKPGDFRDWSRDDWIAALDANMLAPIELIRATVDGMIERRFGRIVNITSAAVKNPIDTLGLSNGARSGLTGFVAGLARQVVAHNVTINNLLPGPFETDRLLNTIKAAANATQTTEQLLEARRQRNPAKRFGDPAEFGDACAFLCSARSGFITGQNLVLDGGAYPGTL, via the coding sequence ATGGATCTGGGTCTGCAAGGAAAAACCGCCCTGGTGTGTGCCTCCAGCAAGGGACTGGGCCGCGCGTGCGCGCTGTCGCTGGCGCGGGAAGGCGTGGACGTGGTCATGACCGCTCGTGGGGTGGAAGCGCTGGAACAGGCCGCGGAGGCCATCCGCGCGGAAACCGGCGCCAAGGTCACCACCGTGGTGGCCGACGTCGCCACCGCTGAAGGACGTGCCCGCCTGCTCGCCGCCTGCCCGCGGCCCGACATTCTGGTCAACAACGCCGGCGGCCCCAAGCCGGGCGACTTCCGCGACTGGAGCCGCGACGACTGGATCGCCGCCCTCGATGCCAACATGCTGGCCCCCATCGAACTGATCCGCGCCACCGTCGACGGCATGATCGAACGTCGCTTCGGCCGCATCGTCAACATCACCTCGGCCGCGGTGAAGAATCCGATCGACACCCTGGGCCTGTCCAATGGCGCCCGCAGCGGCCTGACCGGCTTCGTCGCCGGCCTGGCGCGCCAGGTGGTGGCGCACAACGTCACCATCAACAACCTGCTGCCCGGTCCCTTCGAAACCGATCGTCTGCTCAACACCATCAAGGCCGCGGCCAACGCCACGCAGACCACCGAGCAATTGCTGGAAGCCCGCCGCCAGCGCAACCCGGCCAAGCGCTTCGGCGACCCCGCCGAATTCGGCGACGCCTGCGCGTTCCTGTGCAGCGCCCGCTCCGGCTTCATCACCGGCCAAAACCTGGTCCTCGACGGCGGCGCCTACCCCGGCACGCTATAA
- a CDS encoding DUF342 domain-containing protein — protein MEQRYWLTLDPQTHELRAGFRAGVDAEPPSADMLDTVVATRGWTTDALDTAAVARFIDRCCDAAARYAGGMAAATDGADEGAALVTELAAIESAAAHLGAVVELASAPVLGDAGLPAAPDLPDGDPDVVEQVIGEVHDGSFELSFEADNMQVLLNMVPPRGGRPVALADVRAILSDQKVVFGVKEDLLLQAVEAGFCEDLVVAEGIPAGAGEPTRFQSLLDDHAPHAKVDDRALVDYRTLGNLVLIKPGMRLMRRIPAKRGKDGINVLGQAAPAVQPEDIPYDPELTGVVRDPADPEVLVAAIAGAPSLLANGHGMSVNPVVQVEAVDLSSGNIDFDGTLQVNGDITTGMQVKVTGDVVVSGTVEAAQIDAGGNVVVKGGILGAAEGGVGAGGEPVMRSAHVVAKGSVQARFIGNATVSAGKDVVVESEIRQSDVAAGDSVTVGGKGASQGSINGGQVRALRSVRAVTLGTMAGVNTFVQVGVNPHAEMQKLALERTRQRLTEEKDKLEQLLVFLRKYPEKGANGIGARALQTHAKLSRDLAALAVKETELAAEKDATEGATIEVGKRIYGGVELQIGNKREEIIEDMGGGKATLSEGKFTIR, from the coding sequence GTGGAGCAACGCTACTGGTTGACCCTGGACCCGCAGACGCATGAATTGCGCGCGGGATTCCGCGCGGGCGTCGACGCCGAACCACCCAGCGCCGACATGCTGGATACCGTGGTGGCCACCCGCGGCTGGACCACGGACGCCCTGGACACCGCGGCCGTGGCCCGCTTCATCGACCGCTGCTGCGACGCCGCCGCGCGCTACGCCGGCGGCATGGCGGCGGCAACGGACGGCGCCGACGAAGGCGCCGCTCTGGTCACGGAACTGGCCGCCATCGAATCCGCCGCCGCGCACCTGGGCGCCGTCGTCGAACTGGCCAGCGCGCCAGTGCTGGGCGATGCCGGCCTGCCCGCCGCCCCGGACCTGCCCGACGGCGATCCGGACGTGGTCGAACAGGTCATCGGCGAAGTCCACGACGGCAGCTTCGAATTGTCCTTCGAAGCCGACAACATGCAGGTCCTGCTGAACATGGTCCCGCCGCGCGGCGGCCGTCCGGTCGCGCTGGCCGACGTGCGCGCCATCCTGTCCGACCAGAAGGTCGTATTCGGCGTCAAGGAAGACCTGCTGCTGCAGGCCGTCGAGGCCGGCTTCTGTGAAGACCTGGTGGTGGCCGAAGGCATCCCGGCCGGCGCGGGCGAACCGACCCGTTTCCAATCGCTGCTGGATGACCACGCCCCGCACGCCAAGGTCGATGACCGCGCGCTGGTGGACTACCGCACCCTGGGCAATCTGGTTCTGATCAAGCCCGGCATGCGCCTGATGCGCCGCATCCCCGCCAAACGGGGCAAGGACGGCATCAACGTCCTGGGCCAGGCTGCCCCGGCGGTGCAACCGGAAGACATCCCCTACGACCCCGAACTGACGGGCGTGGTGCGCGACCCGGCCGATCCCGAAGTGCTCGTGGCCGCCATCGCGGGCGCGCCGTCCCTGCTGGCCAACGGCCATGGCATGTCGGTCAATCCGGTGGTCCAGGTCGAAGCGGTCGACCTGTCCTCGGGCAACATCGATTTCGACGGCACCCTGCAGGTCAACGGCGACATCACCACGGGCATGCAGGTCAAGGTGACGGGCGACGTCGTCGTCAGCGGCACCGTCGAAGCCGCCCAGATCGACGCGGGCGGCAATGTGGTGGTCAAGGGCGGCATCCTGGGCGCGGCCGAAGGCGGCGTGGGCGCCGGCGGCGAACCCGTCATGCGCAGCGCGCACGTCGTCGCCAAGGGCTCGGTGCAGGCGCGCTTCATCGGCAATGCCACGGTCAGCGCGGGCAAGGACGTGGTGGTGGAAAGCGAGATCCGCCAGAGCGACGTGGCCGCGGGTGACAGCGTCACCGTCGGCGGCAAGGGCGCCAGCCAAGGCAGCATCAACGGCGGCCAGGTACGCGCGCTGCGCTCGGTACGGGCCGTGACCCTGGGCACCATGGCGGGCGTCAATACCTTCGTCCAGGTGGGCGTGAATCCGCATGCCGAGATGCAGAAACTGGCCCTGGAGCGGACGCGCCAGCGCCTGACCGAGGAAAAGGACAAGCTGGAGCAACTGCTGGTCTTCCTGCGCAAATATCCCGAGAAGGGCGCCAACGGCATCGGCGCGCGGGCCTTGCAGACCCATGCCAAGCTGTCGCGCGACCTGGCGGCGCTGGCCGTCAAGGAAACGGAGCTGGCCGCGGAAAAAGACGCCACCGAAGGGGCCACCATCGAGGTCGGCAAGCGCATCTATGGCGGCGTCGAACTGCAGATCGGTAACAAGCGCGAGGAAATCATCGAGGACATGGGCGGCGGCAAGGCCACGTTGAGCGAAGGGAAGTTCACCATCCGGTGA
- the hrpA gene encoding ATP-dependent RNA helicase HrpA — MTVKPSPSTARPAPTPRPPREIPPISYPEDLPVSARRDEIARAITSHQVVIVSGETGSGKTTQLPKICLDAGRGRKRMIGHTQPRRLAATSVAKRIAEELNTPMGELVGYQVRFNDRTGPNAAIKLMTDGILLAESQRDPLLRRYDTIIIDEAHERSLNIDFLLGYLKQLLPRRPDLKVIITSATIDADRFSQHFAAADGKPAPVIEVSGRLYPVEIRYRPVRQDETEDDIEEPQGNNARRPRAGNRDRSGDEERDLIDAIVDSVDECARHGAGDVLVFLPGEREIREAAEALRKHHPAGTEVLPLFARLSQAEQEQIFRPRGNARRIVLATNVAETSLTVPGIRFVIDSGLARVKRYSWRNKVEQLRIEPVSRASANQRAGRCGRVGPGVCIRLYAEDDFNGRPPFTDPEVLRSSLASVILRMKSLRLNDIESFPFVEAPPGRAIADGYHLLQELGAIEVAREEDEEGDRDETAADPERGPRFVLTRTGEELARLPVDPRVGRMILAAREQQCLAEMLIIASALSVQDPRDRPMHEKEAAEQAHAKFADEKSEFVSYLKLWRWYHEQVEHKASQRKLAGQMRQNFLSPLRLREWHDVHSQLSSVIGEQGWRINTAEATFEQLHLALLSGLLGNIGFKSDEAGAAGVGHYLGARDIRFFIHPGSRLVKKAGRWIVAGELVETTRLYARCVARIEPVWVEKVGAHLLRRNWGDPRWEKKAGQVVANERATLYGLTIYSGRRVQYGRINPQHARELFIRQALVPGDIDTRLPFVAHNRRLIAEIEKLEHRARRPDILVDDELIYAFYDRLIPAGMSQTATLEKWVGGLDKAGAAALQLTRDELMRHEAAGVTTEVFPKKMDSQGVSMPLDYHFEPGSARDGVTLSVPLFALNKVDAQRCEWLVPGMLKEKVQLLLKSLPQKIRRHCVPLPDYAAGFYDRWFDRLGEPQQGLVDALTADMWEQIKVRPLVSDFKLETLPAHLFMNFRVVDEHGRMLAAGRNLAQLKAEHGRQAQADFQQMASRDTQVAQALAQDGLTAWTFGALPEIMEIRRKGLSVIGYPALVDRGTHCDLDVYDDPDEARRHHRAGLLRLFRLGLREQVKFLEKNLTDLTRISMLFMPLGTLEELRDQIIDAALAQACLGDPWPTNAAEFDSRRNEGKGRVGLLAQEVARLAAAILTEWAAVQRKMPQAKAHASAYADLQQQVGALVHRWFLRDTPYAQLAHFPRYLKAAVARIDKLRADPARDQRLMTEMAPLLTQYQRARSALKGAPDARLDEFRWLLEELRVALFAQELRTPMPVSVKRLMKTWESMQR, encoded by the coding sequence ATGACCGTCAAGCCTTCGCCTTCCACCGCGCGCCCCGCGCCCACGCCTCGTCCGCCGCGCGAAATCCCGCCCATCAGTTACCCGGAAGATCTGCCGGTCAGTGCCCGGCGCGATGAGATCGCGCGCGCCATCACCAGCCATCAGGTCGTCATCGTCAGCGGCGAAACGGGCTCGGGCAAGACCACGCAGTTGCCGAAGATCTGCCTGGACGCCGGCCGCGGCCGCAAGCGAATGATCGGTCACACGCAGCCGCGCCGCCTGGCCGCCACCTCCGTGGCCAAGCGCATCGCGGAAGAGCTGAACACGCCGATGGGCGAGTTGGTCGGTTACCAGGTGCGTTTCAACGACCGCACGGGCCCGAACGCCGCCATCAAGCTGATGACCGACGGCATCCTGCTGGCGGAATCGCAACGCGATCCGCTGCTGCGCCGCTACGACACCATCATCATCGACGAGGCGCACGAGCGCAGCCTGAACATCGATTTCCTGCTCGGCTACCTGAAGCAGCTGTTGCCGCGCCGGCCCGACCTGAAGGTCATCATCACGTCGGCCACCATCGACGCCGACCGTTTCTCGCAGCATTTCGCCGCGGCCGACGGCAAGCCGGCGCCGGTCATCGAGGTCTCCGGCCGGCTCTACCCGGTGGAGATCCGCTACCGCCCGGTGCGCCAGGACGAGACCGAAGACGACATCGAGGAGCCCCAAGGCAATAACGCCAGGCGTCCGCGCGCGGGCAACCGCGACCGCTCCGGCGACGAAGAGCGCGACCTGATCGACGCCATCGTCGACAGTGTCGACGAGTGCGCCCGCCATGGCGCGGGCGACGTCCTGGTCTTCCTGCCCGGCGAACGCGAGATCCGCGAGGCGGCCGAAGCCCTGCGCAAACATCATCCTGCCGGCACGGAAGTGCTGCCCTTGTTCGCCCGCCTGTCGCAGGCCGAGCAGGAGCAGATCTTCCGCCCGCGCGGCAATGCGCGCCGCATCGTGCTGGCCACCAACGTGGCTGAAACGTCCCTGACCGTGCCCGGCATCCGCTTCGTCATCGACAGCGGCCTGGCGCGGGTCAAGCGCTATTCGTGGCGCAACAAGGTGGAGCAGCTGCGCATCGAGCCGGTCAGCCGGGCCTCGGCCAATCAGCGCGCGGGCCGTTGCGGCCGCGTCGGCCCCGGGGTCTGCATCCGCTTGTACGCCGAGGACGATTTCAACGGGCGGCCGCCTTTCACCGATCCCGAGGTGCTGCGGTCTTCGCTGGCGTCGGTGATCCTGCGCATGAAGTCGCTGCGCCTGAACGACATCGAGAGCTTCCCGTTCGTCGAGGCGCCGCCTGGGCGCGCCATCGCGGATGGCTACCACCTGCTGCAGGAGCTCGGCGCCATCGAGGTCGCGCGGGAAGAGGATGAAGAGGGCGATCGCGACGAAACTGCCGCCGACCCCGAGCGCGGCCCGCGCTTCGTCCTCACCCGCACCGGCGAGGAACTGGCCCGCCTGCCCGTCGACCCCCGCGTCGGCCGCATGATCCTGGCGGCGCGCGAACAGCAGTGCCTGGCCGAGATGCTGATCATCGCGTCCGCGCTGTCCGTGCAGGATCCGCGCGACCGGCCGATGCACGAGAAGGAAGCCGCCGAACAGGCCCACGCCAAGTTCGCCGACGAGAAATCGGAATTCGTGTCCTACCTGAAGCTCTGGCGCTGGTATCACGAGCAGGTCGAGCACAAGGCCTCGCAGCGCAAGCTGGCGGGCCAGATGCGGCAGAACTTCCTGTCGCCCTTGCGCCTGCGCGAATGGCACGACGTCCACAGCCAGCTGTCCAGCGTGATCGGGGAGCAGGGCTGGCGCATCAACACCGCCGAAGCCACATTCGAGCAATTGCACCTGGCGCTGCTGTCGGGCCTGCTGGGCAATATCGGTTTCAAGAGCGACGAAGCGGGTGCCGCCGGCGTGGGCCACTACCTGGGCGCGCGCGATATCCGCTTCTTCATCCATCCCGGTTCGCGCCTGGTCAAGAAGGCCGGCCGCTGGATCGTGGCCGGCGAGCTGGTGGAAACCACGCGCCTGTACGCGCGCTGCGTGGCGCGCATCGAACCCGTGTGGGTGGAAAAAGTGGGCGCCCACCTGCTGCGCCGCAACTGGGGCGATCCGCGCTGGGAGAAGAAAGCCGGCCAGGTGGTGGCCAATGAACGCGCCACGCTCTATGGCCTGACCATCTATTCCGGCCGCCGCGTGCAGTACGGCCGCATCAACCCCCAGCACGCGCGTGAACTGTTCATCCGCCAGGCCCTGGTGCCGGGCGACATCGACACGCGGCTGCCTTTCGTGGCGCACAATCGCCGCCTGATCGCCGAGATCGAGAAGCTGGAACACCGCGCTCGCCGTCCGGACATCCTGGTCGACGATGAGCTGATCTACGCGTTCTACGACCGCCTGATTCCAGCCGGGATGAGCCAGACCGCGACCCTGGAAAAATGGGTCGGCGGCCTGGACAAGGCCGGCGCCGCGGCCTTGCAGCTGACGCGCGACGAACTGATGCGGCACGAAGCCGCCGGCGTCACCACCGAAGTCTTTCCCAAGAAGATGGACAGCCAGGGCGTGTCCATGCCGCTGGATTACCACTTCGAGCCCGGCTCGGCGCGCGACGGCGTGACCCTGTCGGTGCCGCTGTTCGCCTTGAACAAGGTGGATGCCCAGCGTTGCGAATGGCTGGTGCCGGGCATGCTCAAGGAAAAGGTCCAGCTGCTGCTGAAGTCCTTGCCCCAGAAGATCCGCCGCCACTGCGTGCCCTTGCCCGATTACGCGGCTGGGTTCTACGACCGCTGGTTCGATCGCCTGGGCGAGCCGCAGCAGGGCCTGGTGGACGCGCTGACGGCCGATATGTGGGAGCAGATCAAGGTGCGCCCGCTGGTGTCGGACTTCAAGTTGGAGACCTTGCCCGCCCACCTGTTCATGAATTTCCGCGTGGTCGACGAACATGGCCGCATGCTGGCCGCCGGCCGCAACCTGGCCCAGTTGAAGGCCGAGCACGGCCGCCAGGCCCAGGCCGATTTCCAGCAGATGGCGTCGCGCGACACCCAGGTGGCGCAAGCCCTGGCCCAGGACGGCCTGACCGCCTGGACCTTCGGCGCGCTGCCGGAAATCATGGAGATCCGGCGTAAGGGCCTGTCCGTGATCGGCTACCCGGCCCTGGTCGACCGGGGCACGCATTGCGACCTGGACGTCTACGACGACCCCGACGAGGCACGCCGCCATCATCGTGCCGGCTTGCTGCGCCTGTTCCGCCTGGGGCTGCGCGAGCAGGTCAAGTTCCTGGAAAAGAACCTGACCGACCTGACCCGCATCAGCATGCTGTTCATGCCGCTGGGCACGCTGGAGGAATTGCGCGACCAGATCATCGACGCGGCGCTGGCGCAGGCCTGCCTGGGCGATCCCTGGCCCACCAATGCCGCGGAGTTCGACAGCCGCCGCAATGAGGGCAAGGGCAGGGTGGGGCTGCTGGCGCAGGAAGTGGCGCGCCTGGCGGCGGCCATCCTGACCGAATGGGCGGCCGTCCAACGCAAGATGCCGCAAGCCAAGGCGCATGCCTCGGCCTATGCCGATCTGCAGCAGCAGGTCGGGGCGCTGGTCCATCGCTGGTTCCTGCGCGATACGCCTTATGCCCAGCTGGCGCACTTCCCGCGTTATCTGAAGGCGGCGGTGGCACGCATCGACAAGCTGCGCGCCGATCCCGCGCGCGACCAGCGCCTGATGACGGAGATGGCGCCCCTGCTGACCCAATACCAGCGCGCCCGCAGCGCGCTGAAGGGCGCGCCCGACGCGCGCCTGGACGAGTTTCGCTGGCTGTTGGAGGAACTGCGCGTGGCCTTGTTCGCGCAGGAACTGCGCACGCCCATGCCGGTGTCGGTCAAGCGCCTGATGAAGACCTGGGAAAGCATGCAGCGCTGA